Proteins encoded together in one Campylobacter concisus window:
- a CDS encoding MOSC domain-containing protein, translated as MATLKALLIGDVKNYGSQNATDKLNLPWSSAIFKVAQNGEIFANELGFEGDSVADTKHHGGPEKAIFANSFANYAEWEKFLGLKNMAYGAMGENLCVDGLDESCVYVGDIHKVGSLVLQVSQPRKPCFKLSKRWGNENMATHIFETGLTGWYYRVLTPGSCKAGDAIEVIESDPVHMSILEINRLFYAPSENLNLLEKFNALTTLTNGWHDDMKRRIDGIYSTEFMRTL; from the coding sequence ATGGCAACACTAAAAGCTTTACTAATAGGAGATGTGAAAAACTACGGCTCGCAAAATGCGACTGATAAGCTAAATTTACCTTGGAGCTCAGCTATTTTTAAAGTAGCTCAAAATGGCGAAATTTTCGCAAATGAGCTTGGCTTTGAGGGCGATAGCGTCGCTGATACGAAGCATCATGGCGGCCCTGAAAAGGCTATTTTTGCAAATTCGTTTGCAAACTACGCCGAGTGGGAGAAATTTTTAGGATTAAAAAATATGGCTTATGGTGCGATGGGGGAGAATTTATGCGTTGATGGGCTTGATGAGAGCTGCGTTTATGTGGGCGATATCCACAAGGTGGGCTCGCTTGTGCTTCAAGTCTCGCAGCCTAGAAAGCCATGCTTTAAGCTCTCAAAAAGATGGGGCAATGAAAATATGGCTACTCACATCTTTGAAACAGGCCTTACTGGCTGGTACTACCGCGTTCTTACGCCAGGATCGTGCAAAGCAGGCGACGCGATAGAGGTTATAGAAAGTGACCCAGTTCATATGAGCATTTTAGAGATAAACAGGCTCTTTTACGCGCCAAGTGAAAATTTAAATTTACTAGAGAAATTTAACGCCCTCACCACTCTTACAAATGGCTGGCATGATGATATGAAAAGACGCATCGATGGAATTTACAGCACTGAATTTATGAGAACACTATAA
- the ruvC gene encoding crossover junction endodeoxyribonuclease RuvC, whose amino-acid sequence MVMKILGIDPGTKNCGYAILEKSKFKTTLLEAGLIKIKPNTLQYQITELCEGLDLIFKNHKFDEVAIEDIFFAYNPKTVLKLAQFRGALSLKILQLHGDFAEYTPLQVKKTVTGKAKADKEQVAFMVKKILGINKEIKPLDITDAIAIALTHANNLRIN is encoded by the coding sequence ATTGTGATGAAAATTTTAGGAATCGATCCAGGCACGAAAAATTGCGGTTACGCGATACTTGAAAAGAGTAAATTTAAAACTACTCTTCTTGAAGCTGGGCTTATAAAGATAAAGCCAAACACGCTTCAATACCAAATAACAGAGCTTTGCGAGGGGCTTGATCTCATCTTTAAAAACCATAAATTTGACGAGGTCGCGATAGAGGACATATTCTTTGCTTATAACCCAAAAACGGTCTTAAAGCTCGCTCAGTTTCGCGGGGCACTTAGTCTTAAAATTTTGCAGCTTCATGGTGACTTTGCCGAATATACGCCGCTTCAGGTAAAAAAAACGGTCACTGGCAAGGCAAAGGCTGACAAAGAGCAGGTGGCATTTATGGTGAAAAAAATTTTAGGCATAAATAAAGAGATAAAACCGCTTGATATCACCGATGCTATCGCGATAGCGCTAACTCACGCGAATAATTTAAGAATAAACTAA